The proteins below are encoded in one region of Colletotrichum lupini chromosome 5, complete sequence:
- a CDS encoding O-methyltransferase, giving the protein MKSSVSVLYPNESVSRNVTTYSESRSTDLPAHIIAYHDHIDKTQPETSMLMISNFQAQNHIWIAKLIGAKRILEIGVYVGYSGMVWSHAVGPEGTVTGLEFSADYAKQAEEAWAANGIKNASVVVGDALETLPTLNPSEPYDLIFIDAQKSGYPSYLSTILAASQKDGKNRLLRAGGLIVADNVLRRGIVADDSDENPWVQREKGERAAYWKSEDVDKLREFNSAVHDEPRLDSWLMPLYDGVHLARLVD; this is encoded by the exons ATGAAGTCCTCCGTCTCGGTCCTCTACCCAAACGAGTCCGTCTCGCGCAACGTGACGACGTATTCCGAGTCCCGCTCCACCGACCTGCCCGCGCACATTATCGCCTACCACGACCACATCGACAAGACGCAGCCCGAGACGTCCATGTTGATGATTAGCAATTTTCAGGCGCAGAACCACATTTGGATTGCGAAGCTCATTGGGGCCAAGAGAA TCCTCGAAATCGGCGTCTACGTAGGCTACTCCGGCATGGTCTGGTCCCACGCCGTAGGCCCAGAAGGCACCGTCACCGGCCTCGAATTCAGCGCAGACTACGCAAAGCAAGCCGAGGAGGCCTGGGCCGCCAACGGCATCAAGAACGCGTCCGTCGTTGTCGGCGACGCTCTGGAGAC CCTACCAACCCTGAACCCCTCGGAACCCTACGACCTAATCTTCATCGACGCCCAAAAGTCAGGATACCCATCCTACCTATCCACCATCCTCGCCGCATCGCAGAAAGACGGCAAGAACCGTCTCCTTCGTGCGGGCGGCCTCATCGTCGCGGACAACGTCCTCCGCCGCGGTATCGTCGCCGACGACTCGGACGAGAACCCGTGGGTGCAGCGCGAGAAGGGCGAACGCGCAGCGTACTGGAAATCCGAGGACGTGGATAAGCTGCGCGAGTTCAACAGCGCCGTGCATGATGAGCCGAGGCTGGATTCTTGGTTGATGCCGTTGTATGATGGTGTTCACCTTGCCAGGTTGGTTGATTAG